Below is a window of Mucilaginibacter ginkgonis DNA.
GCTGTCGGGCCATTACCAGGGCAGGCTGCTAAGTATGCTGAGTAAAATGATGCAGCCCGAAAGAATTTTAGAAATCGGAACATATACCGGTTACTCGGCTATTTGCCTGGCTGAAGGGCTTGCAGAAAACGGCGTTTTAGATACGATAGAGGCGAATGCGGAGATGGAACCGCTGATCCGTAAGAACTTTGAACTGGCCAAAACCGGCGACAAGATAAGGCTGCACATGGGCGAAGCGCTGCCCAGGATTTTGAAATTCGAAGACAATTTGTTTAACTTTGTTTTTATCGACGCCGATAAGAAGAACAATATCAACTACTTTGAAAGCGTTATACCAAAAGTAAAACCGGCAGGTTTAATTATAATTGATAACGTTCTGTGGAAGGGAAAGGTGTATGGCGAAGCAAATGATGCCGATACACAAAATATCCGCAAACTGAATGACCTGGTAGCCAAAGACACAAGGGTAGAGAAGCTGATACTTCCTGTCCGCGATGGCATACTGCTCATTCGAAAAAAGTAAATTATGAAGAAAATCTTACTGTTTGTATTTCTATTAGTAACCTCATTTGGCGCTTTCGCGCAAAAAAACACTTCACAGTCATACATTCAAAAGTTTAAGGATAATGCGGTGCGCATTATGCATGAAAGTGGTGTGCCTGCAAGTATCGTGTTGGCAATTGCCATGCATGAGAGTGGTAATGGTAACAGCAAAATTGCCCGTACCATGAATAATCACTTCGGCATGAAGGGTAAAAGCCAGGCCTCACTTGTAGGTAAAAAGAAGATCCATTCGTCATACAAGCAGTATGATTCTGACGACGACTCTTTTGCAGACTTTGCCCGTGTAATGACACAGCGTAAGCAATTTAGCCACCTGGCCGATAAATTTACCCATTATGATTATTTAGGTTGGGTTAAAGGCATACAACACAGTGGTTATGCTGCGAGCCGTAAATGGGGTGCGCAGGTTTTAGGTTTGATTCGCAAGTATAACCTTAACGACTACGATGAGAAGCCGGAAGCAGAGCAGCCGGCTAAGAACGTGGAGTAAGAGCCACCTAACTCCCTAAAGGGGGAACATAGCTTGCTATTATAACACAATGTCATTTTGACGAAGTATGAGGAGAAATCTTCTGAAAATGCTTAGGCTGCTTTAGAAGATCTCTCACCATGTTCGAGATGACATTTTTTGTTTTTAATTTGCCGGGGCGTGATTTTCAATAAATGGATTTATCTATAAAACATACTTCCCCTTCAGGGGGTTGGGGGGTTGCAGTTATTTGTCTCTTTCTCCTCTTCACCTCCTGCTCGTCGCACCGCAAACTGGTGCATACCAACAGGCCAAATTATCCATCGGCAGAGCCTCCTGTGGCCGATAACTTTGCCGAAAAGAATAATGAGCGCATCCGTGAGCAAGCCGAAAAGCCAAGCGGCGGCTATATTACTTATACCGCCCTGCAGTATATCGACCGCTTTAAGACCATCGCCATTCAGGAGATGAACCAATATGGCATACCCGCAAGTATTACACTGGCACAAGGCCTGTTTGAATCGGGTAATGGTAATGGCGACCTGGCCCGTTATGCAAATAACCATTTCGGTATTAAATGCACTACCGACTGGAAAGGAGAAGGCTACTATAAAGATGACGATCAGCATAACGATTGTTTCCGGGTATACAAAAACCCCGAATCTTCTTTCCGCGATCATTCAGAATTTTTACAACGAAAGCGTTACGCGCACTTGTTCGAGCTAGACAAAAACGACTACATAGGCTGGGCGCAAGGTTTAAAAGATGCCGGGTATGCAACCAACCCAAACTATCCAAAGCTGATCACCAACATTATCCAGAAATACAACCTCGACGCGTACGACCGTCCGGAAGGTGAGATCCAAAAGATAAGACGCGAAGACCGTGTGCTTAGCCAGATCAACAACAATATCGGCAAGGCTGCCAAAGATTCCATCGCTACAGCCAATGCGCCATTGCCTGCCAACAAAGTTTACACAGTTGTAGCAGGAGATACACTATACAACATTTCCCGCCGTTTTGGTGTTACAATTGATCAGCTAAAAGCATTGAATAACATGACCGATAACAATATCAAACTCGGTCAAAAGCTGGTGGTAGCGCCATAGCCTGTTAATTATTGTTAAAAGCTGATAACGTTTTACCCCATTATAGTAGCTTAGTGCCGTGAGAAAATACGTTCTTCTGTTTTGTGTTCTGTGCTGTGTTTTTAAGGCCCTTGCGCAGGATAAGCAGATAGATGGCATTATATATGATACCGACACCAAGGGTCGTATCGCGCTGGTGAACATCACAAATCTTCGTACAAAAACAGCTGTCTATAACAGTCTTAAAGCAGAATTTCATATTGTTGCCCGTCCCGGCGATAAACTTGCATTTTTCAAAACTAACTACGTTACCGATACGGTAACGGTAAAAAGCTACGGCCCTTTATTGGTTTTTCTGAAGCCTAACAGTATTATGCTGAAACAGGTAGACATATTTGATACCATGGCATCGCCCAAGCAGCGATTAGCTGCTACCAAAAAGGAGTACAATAAGGTTTACGGCTCCCTGGATACGCACGATTATCTGAATGTATCGCCTTATGGCGGAGCGGGTATAGGTATTGACGCGATTTGGAATGCCTTGAGCCGCAGCGGCAGAAACGCGGCCCATCTGCGAACAATCATTGAGCGCGATTACCACGACAATTTAGTTGATTATCGGTTTACCAAAACACTGGTGGCTAATGTGACCGGCTTAAAGGAGCCCCGCCTTACCGACTTTATGCAAAAATACCGCCCGAGTTATTACTTAACCATGAGCGCCAACGATTACGACTATATACAAGCTATCAAGATAAATTACCGCAGGTATCAGCGTAACCCGCGCGCGTTCACGCTGCCTAAATTAGTAACCCCACAACCTGCGCCAAAACCCTGAAGTTTGAATTTAACTTTTAATAAAACCTGTTTTTGCGTTTCTTTGCCTTAATGTTAAAAAGTACTGCCTTACTTTTTGTTGTTCTGTGTTTTTTCTCAATTAAAACTAACGCCCAGATTGCGGATAGTCTTCGCCGGGCAGATAGTTTGCGCGTTGTGGATAGCCTGAAGCGTGTCGACACGGTCAAGATAGACACCAACTTGCTCAACAGGTACCGTATCAATATTAGCAAGTTCAGGTTGCCAATACCTGTAAAGCCCTTCAAGGTAGAACCCAACCTCATTCCTGTTTCGCTGCTTGACTACAAAGTTTCCTATTGGCGCAAATGGATAATTTTTGGCTTAAACTTTAACCAGGCGGCTTTTAGCGACAATTGGGCTGCCGGCGGTGTAAACTCCCTTGCACTTAGCGGCAACTTTGACTACAAAACAGAGTATCAAAAGGGGTCTTTTGATTATACCGGCGAACTGCTATTGCTTTATGGCCGCGCGCGCAACGCGGGCAGTGAGAGCCGCAAAACAAACGACAGGATATTTTTTGATAACAAGTTCTCATCGCAACTGTCAAAAACGTGGTTCTTTTTCGGTTCTGTAAGCTTTGAATCGCAATTTGATAAAGGCTTTACCTATTTTGATGACGGCGTAACACCTCCCGCCCTCATTTCGCGTTTCATGGCTCCCGGCTATCTTACAGAATCTGTCGGTGTGGAATATAAACCCAGTAAGGTTTTCGATCTGCGTTTAGGCACCGGTACTGCCAGGCAAACTTTCGTGTTAGATACTACCATTTATCATAATCAGCCTGCTAATTACGGTGTTACGCCGGGTAAGACTTTTTTAAATGAACTGGCTTTTCAGGCTGTGGCTATTTTTGACAAGAACATTGCTACCAATATGCACCTTAACACCCGGTATACCTTGTTCATCCCGTACGCCCGGTTACCCGAGAATATTGACCATCGCCTGGATGTGGTGCTTACAGCAAATGTTAACAAGCTGATCGCTGTAACAATAAACGGAACTGCGCTTTACGATAAAAATACATCAGAACGGATACAGGCTTCAGAGAGTTTAGCTTTGGGCGTGATCTATAAATTCCCCTGATCAGGAATGTTTCCTTTTGCGCAGATCCTGGTAGTCTATATAATAAAGCACCTTAACGGAAAAGTTATTGTTTGATGGGGCGGTGAAGGTGTCACCTAAATTAGAAAAGTAATTGTTTCTGAGGTTGAGGATATTTGTCAAAGACGAATTCTTGTAAGAGATGCTTAGTTCGCTGCCCGGCGAAAATACCCACGAGTACAGCATATCAACATTCCAGATGTTATAGTTCTGGTTTACGTTATGATTGAATTTGGCTAGGCCGATTTCGGTAAGGTTGCCATCTGAAGCCAGGTTCAAAAATTGCTTGTTATCCAGTTTAGACCAGTAATGCCGTGCCCTTAATGTAATGCCCATGGTGCTGGTAAAGGTGTATTTCACCTTAAAAATATTTTGGATAGTTTGTACGTTGCGCAAAGCAAAAATTGGATTTGTGCCCTCAGAATCAAGCGTAGCGAAACCGGTATTGTTGACCCGCGGACTGTAAGTAACATCCTGCCCAAAGGAGAAGTGATTGTTTACCCTGTAAGAATAGTATAATCGCGCATCGTAACCGTACGCACCGTACGTATTAAACGCACGATAAAAATATTGCATGCCGCCGGATAATCTCTTAGCAGCGTTGGTCCTTAACGTGATGCCTGTTCCCTGGCTTGCCGGTTGTATAAACATCAAGTTTGCTACCCTGGGCTCATAAAAATCATTGCCCGCGGCTTTTATACTCAAATCTAAATAGGCCTGCAATTGATTTTTGAACGTCAGCCCCAGCTCATTAAAGTAGTTGAAGTTTTGGTAGGCAGTTGGCAAGTACCTGCGCGAATAATATAGCTCTGTGTAAATGTACCAGCTCGTAAAATATTTTTTCGGATGGTAATTGCTATAGATAAACTGCAGGTCGTGGTCCAGGAAATTGTTGTTAAACAAGATGCCCAGATCATTAGGGCTAAACTTGCTATCGACAAGGTCCTGCTTAAATGTCCAGGTGAAGTTTCCTAAGGTTTTCGCTGCGCCAAGTTCATAAGCATATCCCGTCGATGTATGGTCAGGATAAAAAAGGTTGCTCATCTTGCCGAAACCGCTAAAATTGTATGAGTTCTTTTTGTTATTAAGGCTGAACAGGAACGCGCTTACATCGGCATTATAATCCTTGCCAAAACGGTTAACATTGGTATTGATAAGCGTAACCGACGAATTATTCTTCAGGTTCTGATCAAGTACGATGATATTATAATTTGCCAACGGACTTGTTTGCACCAGGCGTGTGTTGCCTGTAACCGTGTCTTGTACAACAGCATTTGTGGTGCCCGTAATGGCGTTAAACACACCGATACCCAAACCTTTAGCTGTGCGCCCGGAAAATTTGATGGCATTATACAATTTCGTTTCCGAAGGGTTACTCAGCACAGCCTCATTCTTGCCCAGGTTGTTATAAGCAGTATTATAGTCTATAGGCTGGCCGCCAATTCTTCGGGAGTAAAATAGGTTGCCCTTGTTAAACAACTCTGTGCCTTCAGTAAAAAAGGGCCTGTTCTCTGCATACTTCACTTCGAAGGGCGTAAGGTTCAAGATCCTGTTGTCAGACTGTACCTGGCTAAAATCGGGGATGAGCGTTAAGTCGAGCGTGAAGGCAGCGTTGATGCCGTATTTGATGTCCATGCCACCACCGATAGAGCTGGTGGTGTTTTTTATGCCTGCCGTATTATAGGGATAATGATTTACGAAAGCTGAAGCGTAGGGGTAAAAGCCGAGACGTACAGGAGGGTGTATTTTCTGGATGTTGGTCATCTCGCCTTCCTGGTTGATGAAGCCGTTTTTTTTTGGGTCGATGTCGTTCCAGAATAATTGCTGTTGATTGGCAAAGCGCCTGCGGCGGATCAGGTTCATGCCCCAGGTTTGCACATCTTTTTCAGAAAAACGCAAAGCTGAGTAGGGGATACGCATTTCGCAGGTCCAGCCCTGGCTGTCTATTTTTGTGGCGCTGTACCAAACGGCGTTCCATGATGGGTCTTCATTTCCCTGCTGCGAATATTTGGCATCGAATTGCACGCCCGAAGAAGAAACAATAAACCCGCTGGCGTTGATGCGGTCAAGATAGGTATCCAAAAATATCCCGAAAATATCCGCATTGGCGATGCTGTCGCGGGCGGATAACTCGGCTGCTACAGCCGACATCGATTTCTCGTACATGCGCGCGGCAACGTAGACAGCCTTATCATCGTACATGATCTTCACCTCGGTACGTTCGTCATGCGCTTCGTGAACGCCGGCACTAGGCTGTAGCTGTACAAAGTCGGTAGCTATTGGAATATTTTTCCAAGCCTCATCGTCTAAAACACCATCAATTTTAGGCACAAGCGAAGTTTTCACGGCAGCATACTTTCTATTGCCTGTTTGGGCAAAAGCCGCTGCTATAAAAAGTGTCAGCAAAAAAGTGAGAGATATTTTCAGCTTCATGGACAATGTGTCCATAAGATGCTTTTGCGAATGAGAAAGTTACAGCGTGCGTAAAATTTAACATCTGAGGCGTCCCCGACACTGGCTGCGTTACAGGTTGATTTAAAATGATAACTTTGCAAGCCAAAAATTAGTGAATTAGGGTTCTAGGATATGTTTGAAAATCTTTCGGATAAGCTCGACAGGGCGTTTAAGGTATTAAAAGGTCAGGGTACTATTAGCGAGATCAACGTGGCAGAGACCATGAAAGAGATCCGCAAGGCATTGCTTGATGCCGACGTTAACTATAAAACCGCAAAGGCCTTTACAGATGACGTCAAACAAAAGGCTTTGGGCCAAAACGTACTTACCTCCATATCGCCGGGCCAGTTGCTTACCAAGATCATGAACGATGAGTTGACCGAACTGATGGGCGGCAGCACGGCAGAACTTGAGCTTAAATCATCACCAACCATTATACTTATAGCCGGCCTTAACGGTGCAGGTAAAACCACCTTTACCGGTAAACTGGCTAATTATCTTAAAACGCAGTTAAAAAAGAAGCCGCTACTGGTTGCTGATGATATTTACCGCCCTGCAGCGATAGATCAATTAGAAGTTTTAGGTGGCCAGATTGGCGTGCCGGTTTACGCCAACCGCGAATCTAAAGACCCAGTTGCCATTGCGCTCGAAGGTATTGCTAAAGCGAAGCAAGATGGTAACAACGTAGTGATCATTGATACTGCCGGCCGTTTAGCTGTTGACGAAGCCATGATGCAGGAGATAGAGCGCGTTAAGGCTGCCACTAACCCGCACGAGATATTATTTGTGGTTGATGCCATGACAGGGCAGGATGCCGTAAACACTGCAAAAGTATTTAACGACCGCCTTGACTTTACCGGCGCGGTGTTAACCAAACTAGATGGCGATACACGTGGTGGTGCTGCATTGTCTATTAAATCTGTCGTTAACAAACCAATTAAGTTTATTGGTACCGGCGAAAAGATGGAAGCGCTTGACGTTTTCCACCCCGACCGTATGGCTTCGCGTATCCTTGGTATGGGCGACGTGGTTTCTTTGGTTGAGCGCGCCCAACAGCAATTCGACGAGAAACAAGCAGCCGAGCTTCAGAAGAAGATCCGTAAGAACAAGTTCGACTTTAACGATTTCTACGGTCAGATACAGCAGATCAAAAAAATGGGTAACATGAAAGATCTGATGGGTATGATACCGGGCGTAGGTAAAATGATGAAAGATGTTGAAGTTGACGATAACGCGTTCAAAGCAATTGAAGCTATCATTAATTCAATGACGCCATTCGAAAAGGAAAACCCTGACAGTATCAATCAAAGCCGTCGCGTACGTATATCAAAAGGATCGGGTACAGACTTAACAGAAGTTAACCGCCTGATAAAACAGTTTGAAGATATGCGTAAAGTGATGAAGCAAATGAGCAACCCGGCTGCTATGGCGAATATGATGCGTAGGATGCCGAAGATGTAACGAACGGGGATACCACCTATTTGTCATTGCGAGGAGCGCAGAGACGCGGCAATCTTTAAGGACATTAATTTATGCTCGGATTGCCACACCAACTTCGTTGGTTCGCAATGACATATTGGTTCGCAATTTTAAACAGTCAACACCAATTTCCCAAACTGGCTTAACTCCTTCATTTTGTCAAAAGCTTTCGCTGCATCTTTAAGCGCAAATACCTCATCAACAACAGGTATAATCTTATGGTCGTTTACCATTTGCAGTAGGCCTTCAAAATCCTCTTTGTTACCCATGGTGGTACCGATCAGTTGAATCTGCTTCCAGAACAACGGACGGGCATTAATAGACGGTATGTTTCCTGCCGTACCGCCGAAGAAAACGATACGCGCTCCCGGATTGCATAAGCCTATCACTTTTTCAAAATCATCGCCAAGGGCGCTGTCTATCACCACGTCGAAACCGCCCGCAAGATGTTTCAACTCTTCGGCCCAATCCTGCGCTTTATAGTTCACGCCTGCTGCCGCACCTAGTTTGCGGGCTTGTTTTATTTTGTCGCCACTGCCAGATGTGACGAAAACCTTACAGCCCGCGGCAACAGCTAACTGCAAAGCGACGCTGCCGGTACCTGCGCCCACGCCGACTATTAAAACCCTGTCGCCTGATTTAGCGCGGGCTTTGGTGAATAAAGCGCGATAAACCGTCAGCCCGGCTAAGGGCAATGCGGCTGTTTGTTCCCAGTTGAGGTGGACCGGTTTGTCATACAGATTGTCGACCTTAACTTTTACATACTGCGCAAAAGTGCCGTTATCCGGCAAACCTAATATTTTAAAGTCTTTGGATTGGTATTCGGGGTGGTCGCCCCAGTCATTACCCGGATTGATGATCACTTCTTTGCCTATCCAATTCTTGTCTTTCTCGTCGGCAACTTCGGTAACGATACCAGCACCGTCCGACCCTAAAATAGAAGGGTATTTTATTCCTGCATATTTGCCAATGGTGATCCAGAAGTCACGGCGGTTTAACGCCGCAGCTTTAACCTGGACCAATGCTTCGCCCGGCGTAAGGTTTGGCGTTTCTACGTCTTTATAAACGATAGGGTTTTCGGCACTTTCCAGAACGATGGCTTTCATAGGGAGTTTGGGTAGCAAGTATAAAGTAAATACAAAATTAATAGATGGCGGTTTGACCTCTCCCCAACGCTCTCCAAAGGAGAGGGAATTATTTAAGGGAATTTGCGTTAGGGACAGGAGCGGCATCCTGCGCAGCAGATACAGCGGATGGCCCGACCCGAGCGAAGTGAAGGGAACGCCATAATAAACATACCCCTAACCCCTCTCGAGAGGGGAATAGCCGCTTTTTAGAACTCTTCCTCCCGGGAATGTCACACTTAGTCTGTCGAAGTGTTGAGAAGGGTTACATGACATGAGCTCGTCTTAATGATTATAGAATATTACCGTTACCCATTTACCCTTTACCTTTCAAACCGTTCACCGTTCTGCCATTTACCGTTCACCTTTCTAAGCAACGCTTTGAGAAATAAAAACTTATGCCTACATTTGCAACCCCGTTTAGAGCGGGTAAATAATTAAAAACAATAGCAACACAATGCAACAGTACGAAACCGTGATCGTTCTTACCCCGTTGTTATCAGAAGAAGTAGCTAAAGAGGCAATAGCCAAATACAGCAAACTTTTAAAAGATAACGGAGCCGAAATTGTCCAGGAGGATAATTGGGGTTTGAGAAAACTAGCGTACCCTATCCAGAAAAAATCTACAGGGTACTATCACTTAACTGAATTTAAGGCTCCGGGTGATTTAATTAACAAACTTGAAGTTGAATACAGACGTGATGAGCGCGTTTTGCGTTTCTTAACTATTGCGCTAGATAAGCATGCCATTGCTTACAATGACAAAAAACGCAGTGGTGCATTCAACAAAAAACCGGCTAAAACTGAGGAGGCAAACTAATGGCAGAGCAAATTAAATACGTTACCGCCCCTAAAGTAGAGGACAACCGTAAAAAATATTGCCGTTTTAAAAAGAATGGCATTAAATACATTGATTACAAAGACGCTAACTTCTTATTAAAATTCGTTAACGACCAAGGTAAAGTATTACCACGCCGTTTAACAGGTACGTCTTTAAAATTTCAGCGTAAGGTGGCACAAGCTGTTAAGCGTGCACGCCATATTGGTTTATTACCTTACGTTACAGATTCGTTAAAATAAACAGGAGGATTACAAAATGGACGTTATTTTAAAACAAGATGTAAAAAACCTGGGCGAAAAAGACGATATCGTTAAAGTAAAACCAGGTTATGGCCGTAACTTTTTGATCCCTCAGGGTGTAGCTATTCTGGCAACAGAATCTGCTCGTAAAGTTTTGGCAGAAAACCTTAAACAAGCACAATTTAAACAAGACAAGATCCGCAAGGATGCCGACGCGTTGGCTACTCAACTGGAGAATGTTAAATTAACTATTGGTGCTAAGGCAGGCGAGAGCGGTAAGATCTTCGGTGCGATCAACACCATCCAGGTGGCTGATGCTTTGAAGAAACAAGGCTTTGACGTTGACCGTCGCCGTATTACTTTTGACCAGGAGCCTAAGATGGTTGGTGAATACACCGCTAACTTAAACCTGCACAAAGAAGTTAAGGTTAAAGTTCCTTTCGAGGTAGTTGCTGAGTAATTAGCAAGCATTTCGAATCTCGTCCCGATAGTCATCGGGATCTTTCCGAGAGGCAGGGCTTAAATAAAATTATAGGTGTTTAGCATTTTGCTAAGCACCTTTTTTATTTTAGCACAATAAATCAAAGTCTTCCCTTCCGGGGAGATTTAGAGGGGGCTCAATGAAAGGCATAGGCCGTTTAGTATTATATTTCCTAAAGCTGTTTTTCCTGCTGTTTTTCGGCATCACCATTTTGTGGGTGGTGCTTACACGCTGGATAAATCCGCCGGTTACCTGGTTAATGATCACCCGCGGTTTTGAGCGCAAGGCCGATGGTAAAGACTGGAAAATTGACAAGAAGTGGGTAGCCTTTGATAGCATTGCCGACCCGATGAAGCGTGCAGCCGTTGCCGCCGAAGACCAGAAATTTCTGGATCACTACGGTTTTGACTTTGCAGCCATGGAGCGGGCAATTGACAACAACATGAGTAAGCACAGCCATAAATTAATTGGCGGCAGTACCATTACCCAACAGACCGCTAAAAACGTTTTTTTATGGCCGGGCCGGTCTTACGTGCGTAAAGCGTTTGAGGCTTACTTTACTATGCTGATAGAGGTATTCTGGAGCAAGCGGCGCACTATGGAAGTATACCTCAACGTTATTGAAATGGGCGACGGTATATATGGTGTGGAGGCAGCATCACAAGCTTACTTTCATGTGCACGCTGCCCAGTTAGATAAGTACAAGGCTTCGGCTATCGCGTCAATATTTCCTGACCCGCTGAAATGGTCGCCCACTAATCCCAGTACTTATGTGCGGCACCGACAATATCTGATCAGGAAGAATATGAGAAGATTGGGGCCATTGGATTTTTAAGATTAGTATTGCACTTATATTGCGCTGTGATGTTCTTCATTTGCTGAATAGTTTTTTTAATGTTACTTTTCTTGACCGTCAAGAAAAGTAACCAAAAGAACTCGCGGCTGCACCCTGTGCTACAATGGGTTTGCAGTTTTCAGGGCCTGTGATCGCCGCACAGACTGAGGCCGCATTATTCGGTGCTGTAAAGCCAGTGCCAACAATTCTCCATCTTTTAAAAGTCAGCGCGCAGCTTCGGTGATAAATATTTTGCGCTACTGAGGGCTTGTGTGATGAGGGCCTGCAAAAATATTTTGCAGGGCAAAGGCCTTGTGCGGCAAAAGAAGCCTTGCGCTGACTTGGCACTTTTGGTTCTTTTGTTGCTAAGACAAAAGAACTTATAGATTTTATAGGCTGTTTTATTAAATCCTAACCATACATTTCACTTCATGCTTCACCGGGAAGTTTACCGACCGGGCAATAAAGCACATTTCATTGGCTTTGTGGTGTAGTTCATTCGCTTTAACTACCATCGACTCATTTGCAACTGTAACAACCGGCTTTAGTAAGACTGAAGTGAAGTGCCCGCTGCCGTTAGCAGTTTCTTCCATAATACCGGTGGCCTTATCCTGGTAATCGGTTACAACAACACCGGCCGCAGAGCATAAATGCAAGTACCACAACATGTGGCAGCTTGAGAGCGACATCAGCAGCATTTCTTCCGGGTTGTAGCGGGTCGGGTCGCCCAAGAACGCCGGATCCGAGGAGCCGTTGATGACGGCTTTATTCTCTGCGGAAATGGCAAAGTTGCGATCGTAATCGCGATACCCGCTGGTACCGATGCCTTTGTTACCTGTCCAATTAGTGCTTATTGAGTAAGTATGCTGCCCAGACATATTATCTAAGCAATTCTTTAATACCAGGCTTGGCTTTAGAAACATTAAATTCTGTTACTTCAACAGTGGCCACGCCCTCTGTAACAAACGGATCTTCATTCGCGATCTTCTGCATGATCTTCAGGCTATCAGCCTGACCGATTATGATACCGCCAACGCGCGGGACTTTGCGTCCCCATATTAGAAACACATCTGCTTCATAATACTTCTCCAAAAATGCCCAATGCGCATCCATATGCTTGTCTACCTCTTCGAGCGGTTTAACGTAGGTAATGCTGATAATGAACATGATTAAGCCGGGATTAGGTTGCCAAATAGACGGGCATGCCAGCTTTCTTTGAAAGGCACTTCCCATTTCGTACGAAGCTCGTCAACGTTTTGGATGGTGTTGTTAAAGACAATGGTATCCGGCGTAATAGTACCATCTTTTACCATCTGTTCAAACTCATCACGCGACGCCGACTTGATTTTATCCACATCGCGATACGCCAGATTAAACCGGTCGAAAAAGTCGATCTGGTAGCGCTCTCCCAATTGCTTTATAAAGTTAACCGACTTATCTATGGAACAGCCGCTTGCGCCAGCCTGTGTTTCATCAACAAAAAGCAAAATAAACCTATTGTAGCGTATTTCTGCACCCGCGGCAAGTTGATTGCCATGCGCGGCCCAGCCTGCAGTAAACTGGTTAAGATACTGCTGAATTTCATTCGTTTCGGTAACGGTAAATTCGCGGTTTGCCTGGTAGACCCAAACCCTGGATTGTTGAGAAAATTCCATATCGCAAAGTTATCAAATTATTAATTTGGACTTATCGTGTCCATGACCATGCTGAAGCAAGTTTTACGCAGATACAACTACCTGTTCTACACCATTTTCATTTTGGGCGTTGGAGTATCGTTTGCATCATTTATTGTAACCCCCGATGAGCAGAAGTGGATCACCTGGGGCAAT
It encodes the following:
- a CDS encoding DUF3078 domain-containing protein, which gives rise to MLKSTALLFVVLCFFSIKTNAQIADSLRRADSLRVVDSLKRVDTVKIDTNLLNRYRINISKFRLPIPVKPFKVEPNLIPVSLLDYKVSYWRKWIIFGLNFNQAAFSDNWAAGGVNSLALSGNFDYKTEYQKGSFDYTGELLLLYGRARNAGSESRKTNDRIFFDNKFSSQLSKTWFFFGSVSFESQFDKGFTYFDDGVTPPALISRFMAPGYLTESVGVEYKPSKVFDLRLGTGTARQTFVLDTTIYHNQPANYGVTPGKTFLNELAFQAVAIFDKNIATNMHLNTRYTLFIPYARLPENIDHRLDVVLTANVNKLIAVTINGTALYDKNTSERIQASESLALGVIYKFP
- a CDS encoding glucosaminidase domain-containing protein; this translates as MKKILLFVFLLVTSFGAFAQKNTSQSYIQKFKDNAVRIMHESGVPASIVLAIAMHESGNGNSKIARTMNNHFGMKGKSQASLVGKKKIHSSYKQYDSDDDSFADFARVMTQRKQFSHLADKFTHYDYLGWVKGIQHSGYAASRKWGAQVLGLIRKYNLNDYDEKPEAEQPAKNVE
- a CDS encoding DUF5916 domain-containing protein, which produces MDTLSMKLKISLTFLLTLFIAAAFAQTGNRKYAAVKTSLVPKIDGVLDDEAWKNIPIATDFVQLQPSAGVHEAHDERTEVKIMYDDKAVYVAARMYEKSMSAVAAELSARDSIANADIFGIFLDTYLDRINASGFIVSSSGVQFDAKYSQQGNEDPSWNAVWYSATKIDSQGWTCEMRIPYSALRFSEKDVQTWGMNLIRRRRFANQQQLFWNDIDPKKNGFINQEGEMTNIQKIHPPVRLGFYPYASAFVNHYPYNTAGIKNTTSSIGGGMDIKYGINAAFTLDLTLIPDFSQVQSDNRILNLTPFEVKYAENRPFFTEGTELFNKGNLFYSRRIGGQPIDYNTAYNNLGKNEAVLSNPSETKLYNAIKFSGRTAKGLGIGVFNAITGTTNAVVQDTVTGNTRLVQTSPLANYNIIVLDQNLKNNSSVTLINTNVNRFGKDYNADVSAFLFSLNNKKNSYNFSGFGKMSNLFYPDHTSTGYAYELGAAKTLGNFTWTFKQDLVDSKFSPNDLGILFNNNFLDHDLQFIYSNYHPKKYFTSWYIYTELYYSRRYLPTAYQNFNYFNELGLTFKNQLQAYLDLSIKAAGNDFYEPRVANLMFIQPASQGTGITLRTNAAKRLSGGMQYFYRAFNTYGAYGYDARLYYSYRVNNHFSFGQDVTYSPRVNNTGFATLDSEGTNPIFALRNVQTIQNIFKVKYTFTSTMGITLRARHYWSKLDNKQFLNLASDGNLTEIGLAKFNHNVNQNYNIWNVDMLYSWVFSPGSELSISYKNSSLTNILNLRNNYFSNLGDTFTAPSNNNFSVKVLYYIDYQDLRKRKHS
- the ffh gene encoding signal recognition particle protein codes for the protein MFENLSDKLDRAFKVLKGQGTISEINVAETMKEIRKALLDADVNYKTAKAFTDDVKQKALGQNVLTSISPGQLLTKIMNDELTELMGGSTAELELKSSPTIILIAGLNGAGKTTFTGKLANYLKTQLKKKPLLVADDIYRPAAIDQLEVLGGQIGVPVYANRESKDPVAIALEGIAKAKQDGNNVVIIDTAGRLAVDEAMMQEIERVKAATNPHEILFVVDAMTGQDAVNTAKVFNDRLDFTGAVLTKLDGDTRGGAALSIKSVVNKPIKFIGTGEKMEALDVFHPDRMASRILGMGDVVSLVERAQQQFDEKQAAELQKKIRKNKFDFNDFYGQIQQIKKMGNMKDLMGMIPGVGKMMKDVEVDDNAFKAIEAIINSMTPFEKENPDSINQSRRVRISKGSGTDLTEVNRLIKQFEDMRKVMKQMSNPAAMANMMRRMPKM
- a CDS encoding glucosaminidase domain-containing protein, whose protein sequence is MDLSIKHTSPSGGWGVAVICLFLLFTSCSSHRKLVHTNRPNYPSAEPPVADNFAEKNNERIREQAEKPSGGYITYTALQYIDRFKTIAIQEMNQYGIPASITLAQGLFESGNGNGDLARYANNHFGIKCTTDWKGEGYYKDDDQHNDCFRVYKNPESSFRDHSEFLQRKRYAHLFELDKNDYIGWAQGLKDAGYATNPNYPKLITNIIQKYNLDAYDRPEGEIQKIRREDRVLSQINNNIGKAAKDSIATANAPLPANKVYTVVAGDTLYNISRRFGVTIDQLKALNNMTDNNIKLGQKLVVAP
- a CDS encoding O-methyltransferase codes for the protein MEILDLNLQNYLDNHCDAEPEALQTINRETYVKVLKPHMLSGHYQGRLLSMLSKMMQPERILEIGTYTGYSAICLAEGLAENGVLDTIEANAEMEPLIRKNFELAKTGDKIRLHMGEALPRILKFEDNLFNFVFIDADKKNNINYFESVIPKVKPAGLIIIDNVLWKGKVYGEANDADTQNIRKLNDLVAKDTRVEKLILPVRDGILLIRKK